One Triticum dicoccoides isolate Atlit2015 ecotype Zavitan chromosome 3B, WEW_v2.0, whole genome shotgun sequence genomic window, GTATATACGAACTGATATAATTTTTTGTCAATGAGTTGATGTAATATCTGTACTAGATCTGCTACAACTGTATTATATATGGAACCAAGCACGCTCATCAGAGCAAGTAATTGAAATGATTAAGCCAAGTCAGAATGTCCACAAGGCACCTCCACAGGAAAGCATAATGTGAGAAATGATTCAGCCATGTCAGGATGTCCACAAGGCACTCAACTCATTTCACATTTCTAATCCAACTGCGAATTATCTCATATATTCTAGCCTGTGATGTGTGAGAAGAATAGATGGAGGTTCATCACCATAGCAGCTGCACTGCTCCAGCATATAGAGATTCAGATGACTCCATTTTTACAGTAAAAGAGAGTGAGGTTCGCCTTCAACAACCTGCAGAAGTAGAAACAATGTAACTTTTTAGATGTTGCAGATATATAACTCAAAAGCACATATACCATGATGACTCTATCATGACAGTAGTTATAAAAAATCAAACTTGTTGCTTCAGTTACCTCATTTTCCCAGTCTAGTTCTCTCAAGAAAAAAAATACAGGAACATCTAAAAGAATGCATTCTTTTAGTAGTCAGACACCAGAGAGAAATCCAGAGAAAATCGTTGAACCTTCAGAAGCAGAACAACGAACAGGTTGTGAGCATGGGGCAGTTCAAAAGCGGGATGTACATGATGCACCTCCCCTATTGTTCAGATTGTGTAGATCATTTAGTTCCATAACACGCTCACACACGCAGCAGACAGACGCAAACACATTGGTCACCTGGAAGCCGGAGCAGGAGCAGCCGCGCAAGGCAGAGCTTTGGAGGCGGCCGCAGCCGGCCGGACTACAGGACGGCGCGTCGCAAGCGCCGGCaagtactactccctccataaagaaatgtAAGATCGTTTAGATAACTACTTCcaaacgatcttatatttctttacagagttgATAATGTCTACAAATTACAAGTCCGCATTATGATTCATTTTATGGGGAGAAATCTCTAACAGAGAAGGGATAACTGGGTGAAATATGACAGACGACCTTACAATCTTTCAACGAACATAACAGATAACCGAACGAATCGCTAACAAAGAAGGGAATAACTGACAGAAATGTTGACGACGGTATTGCGATCtttggtatttggaagaaaggaaaaaGGAGACTGGATGCTGCTGCTCTGGTCGGCCTTGAACCGTACGTCTCATGAGTACACTACTACAGAGCAAGAAACTCCGGCAGGGCACAGATCCTCACGTCGCTGCGGCAAATCGGGCACGTCGTCGCCTGGCAGAACCACCTGAAAATGCACCGGCGGTGGAACGCGTGCGGGCACCTTGGCGGCTGCACGGCAGGCTCTCCATCCAGTCCCTCCAAGCAGATCGGGCAGTTGTCGGGCCTGTCGCTGCCGCCCAGGTCCCTCTCCTTGCACGCCATCAGGAGAGCCTGCTCGTCATGTATGAACCGCCGGTCCACCTCCATGACGAAGCGGAAGGTGAAGCCGCGGGTGGCGCTGTCGCCGCACGCCACGCGGACGATCTGCGGCACCACGTTCGAGGGTACGACGCCGTCCCACTCGTCGTCGGCAAGGCAGAGCACCCGGAGCTGGGGCATTCTCGCCAGCATCCTGCGGAGCGCCCAGCGGCAGGCACCGTCGCTCTGGAGCGCGGAGAGGTCTCTGACGAGGAACTTCATGGCGGAGCCGTTGCTTGGCCCGATGTACGCCTGGTGCATCACGATCGGTGGCTGGCCGCGTCCGCGAAACTCCAGGGAGCGCTTCACGGAGCACTTCACGAACACCGCGAACTGGTACCCAGCGTCGGGCGGCGCGGGATCGACGGAGAACCAGCTGGCGGTCGCCTCGACACTGCGCATGACTAATAGGCCagaagcggcggcagcggcgacggcgTGATTCGACATCGCCGTCACTATTTCACTACACCGGCTGGCAACATGGGATGTGTTGGGGCAAAGCTGCGGATGGTTGCGGTGCCGGATGGCGGGGGCGCTATTTGTAGTCGACGGCCGGGGGGCGCGTGCGCGTACCGTGGCTACGAGTCGGAGAGGCTTCGGGCGGGACATTCGAATTCTTGTTAGGAAACGAACGCGATGGAAATATTTGTGTCCGTTTCACGCGGCAAATTCGAACTCATTTTAGGAAACGAACGCGATGCAAAATGTTTTTAGGAAAGAAACGAACGCGATGCAAATCTTCCGTTTCACACGGAAAAGGTAGGCAGTTAAATGATTCTTTATTTGACATCGAAGTTAAATGATTCTTTTTAGGAAACCAAACGTGATACAATTCTGCTCTCCGTTTCAGGCCTTTAGCCTGGCAGATCCTATATGACGCCCGCGTGCGTCCGTTCGTCGCTGCTTCGCTGAAGCGAAGCGAGCGAATGAGGCGCACGGGCCGGCCCACTTCGAGCGAGgcttggttttgggaaccttctagtagGCTCCCTGAAccgttttttttgtagtttttccgTTTTTCCCTGTTCCTTTTTTTACCTtttgtttcctttttctgtttttgtttctgtttttttaccttTTGTTTccgttttctgtttctgtttcttttctttcattTTATCCTTTTTCGTTTTACTTTTATAGTTTGTTTTAAGAAAATTGTTCGAATTTCAAAGtttgttcatgatttaaaaaattgttcatggatttcaaattttgttcactttTTAAAAATTGGTTCCCAATTTTAAAATTGTTCAACATGtatcaaaaaatgttcaatatgtatTTAATATTTGTTCAATACATATAGCAAAATTGTTCAATGTGTAGTTAAAAATAGTTCAAcgtatattacaaaaatgttcaatgtgtatttaaaatTTGTGCATCATATATCACAAAAATTTACACTGTGTAGTTAAAAGTAGTTTGGCGTATTCACAAAAAAATCAATGTATATTTTAAGCGTATATCGCGAAATGTTCAATcaagttttaaaattttgttcgagGAAACGATATTAATTTCTTGAAGGAATGATTAAAAGACAAATCTACGGCTGTACATAATACCTATTATTGAGCGCTGCAATCAAACGTATGGTCAGTCGCTAGTGCAGTGGCTAGTAAGTTTGCTGCGTATCGATTTGTCGCGGGTTCGAAACCCGAACGCTGCATTTTTTTTCGTGGCATTTCTCTTTTGGATTCGCTTGTGGgaatgggccggcccgtttggcgCGAATCCTTCAGCGAAAGCTACTCGTTTTGACGCACGCGAGCGTTAACTAGGAGCACTCCTTTAGCCTCGCCTTAAGCACAAGTTAGTTTGTTTTCGATGGGTGGATAAAATGTGGGCTGGCCATTTGCGCAGCCCATTAGCGTATATGTTTTTTCACTTCCCAAAAAATATTTTATATATCTAAATAACAAATGAAAATAGAGTTTGCTTTAATAAATTAAATATTAGAAAATTGATAGATCAAGAGAAAAATATCATCTATTTATAGTTTTGTTCACATAGCTTCTTAGATTACTTCTTGTATACTTACAAAATGATTTACACTAATAGTGAAAAGTATTTCATGAAATCACAAATAAAAGGGTAAAAGAAATAGTAATCTATGGTTTGCCACTTCGNNNNNNNNNNNNNNNNNNNNNNNNNNNNNNNNNNNNNNNNNNNNNNNNNNNNNNNNNNNNNNNNNNNNNNNNNNNNNNNNNNNNNNNNNNNNNNNNNNNNNNNNNNNNNNNNNNNNNNNNNNNNNNNNNNNNNNNNNNNNNNNNNNNNNNNNNNNNNNNNNNNNNNNNNNNNNNNNNNNNNNNNNNNNNNNNNNNNNNNNNNNNNNNNNNNNNNNNNNNNNNNNNNNNNNNNNNNNNNNNNNNNNNNNNNNNNNNNNNNNNNNNNNNNNNNNNNNNNNNNNNNNNNNNNNNNNNNNNNNNNNNNNNNNNNNNNNNNNNNNNNNNNNNNNNNNNNNNNNNNN contains:
- the LOC119279959 gene encoding RING-H2 finger protein ATL78-like, giving the protein MSNHAVAAAAASGLLVMRSVEATASWFSVDPAPPDAGYQFAVFVKCSVKRSLEFRGRGQPPIVMHQAYIGPSNGSAMKFLVRDLSALQSDGACRWALRRMLARMPQLRVLCLADDEWDGVVPSNVVPQIVRVACGDSATRGFTFRFVMEVDRRFIHDEQALLMACKERDLGGSDRPDNCPICLEGLDGEPAVQPPRCPHAFHRRCIFRWFCQATTCPICRSDVRICALPEFLAL